A single genomic interval of Amycolatopsis albispora harbors:
- a CDS encoding response regulator: MTHRVLICDDQALMRGGLRMVVSSAPDLTVAGEAENGQRAVELAAELRPDLVLMDVRMPVLDGVRATELICAADREVKVLMLTTFDLDEYVLAATRAGAGGFLLKDAGGEEMLVAMRAVLRGDRVLAPSVIDRMMARELAGPPRREPDPKLSRLTGREREVLVLVARGLNNAEIAGRLFISVTTVKTHLTRILAKLELRDRLQAVVFAHDNGLAGLAATNLTPDSGGPTTKK, translated from the coding sequence GTGACCCACCGCGTGCTCATCTGCGACGACCAGGCCCTGATGCGCGGCGGGCTGCGCATGGTGGTCTCCAGCGCGCCCGACCTGACCGTCGCGGGCGAGGCGGAAAACGGGCAGCGGGCCGTCGAGCTGGCCGCGGAACTGCGGCCGGACCTGGTGCTGATGGACGTGCGGATGCCGGTGCTCGACGGCGTCCGCGCCACCGAGCTGATCTGCGCGGCCGACCGCGAGGTCAAGGTCCTCATGCTGACCACCTTCGACCTCGACGAGTACGTGCTCGCCGCGACCCGCGCCGGTGCGGGCGGCTTCCTGCTCAAGGACGCCGGTGGCGAGGAGATGCTGGTGGCGATGCGCGCGGTGCTGCGTGGCGACCGCGTGCTCGCGCCCTCGGTGATCGACCGGATGATGGCGCGCGAGCTGGCCGGGCCGCCGCGGCGCGAGCCCGATCCGAAGCTGTCCCGGCTGACCGGCCGCGAGCGCGAGGTGCTGGTGCTGGTCGCGCGCGGGCTGAACAACGCCGAGATCGCCGGGCGGCTGTTCATCAGCGTGACCACGGTGAAGACCCACCTCACCCGGATTCTGGCGAAGCTGGAGCTGCGGGACCGGCTGCAGGCGGTGGTCTTCGCCCACGACAACGGTCTCGCCGGCCTGGCTGCGACCAACCTCACACCGGACAGTGGTGGGCCCACCACAAAGAAATGA